From a region of the Sporosarcina ureilytica genome:
- a CDS encoding ABC transporter substrate-binding protein has protein sequence MRKGKVWSLAIMLLLVLSTVLAACSGGDNESGEKDKEKDASEQSGSGGGETLVFGRGGDSTSLDPSRTTEGETFKVTINLFETLLTFEDEGTAVEPGLAKSWEPSEDGLTYTFELQEGVKFHDGTDFNAEAVVKNFERWASGDAEKHPYYNSMFGGFEGDEGHVIESVTAEGDHTVVFKLTRPQAPFLKNLAMDMFAIASPTAFEEQGDDDFERNPVGTGPFKFVEWKPNDSITIERFDDYWQEGLPKLDKVIFRSIPDNAARLNALTAGEIDLADGINPSDGASIEGNPDLQLFERPSMNVGYLGLTVTREPFDNKLVRQAMNHAIDKQSIIDAFFEGRADIAVNPMPPSVSGYNDEIEGYDYNPEKAKELLEEAGYGDGFEMELWAMPVPRPYMPDGEKVAEVIQKNLADIGITAKIVSHEWATYLELASKGDADAFMLGWTGDNGDPDNFLYVLLDEDNIGSNNYTYFKNDETHELFIEAQTEVDEEKRIELYKKAQEILHEEAPWVPLAHSIPLLAGSKDITGFLPHPTGSDLLSNVDLER, from the coding sequence GAGATAATGAAAGCGGGGAGAAGGATAAAGAGAAGGATGCTTCAGAACAATCTGGTTCAGGTGGTGGGGAGACGTTAGTATTTGGTCGAGGTGGAGATTCAACTTCATTGGACCCATCAAGAACGACAGAGGGAGAAACGTTTAAAGTAACAATTAACCTTTTTGAAACATTATTAACTTTTGAAGATGAAGGGACAGCGGTTGAGCCGGGGCTTGCGAAGTCTTGGGAGCCATCAGAAGACGGTTTAACGTATACTTTCGAACTTCAAGAAGGCGTTAAGTTCCATGATGGAACAGATTTCAACGCGGAAGCAGTTGTGAAAAACTTTGAACGTTGGGCTTCGGGAGACGCTGAAAAACACCCGTATTATAATTCTATGTTTGGTGGATTTGAAGGCGATGAAGGTCACGTTATTGAGTCCGTAACTGCTGAAGGCGACCATACTGTCGTCTTCAAACTAACACGTCCACAAGCTCCATTTTTGAAAAACCTTGCGATGGACATGTTTGCGATTGCAAGTCCAACAGCGTTTGAAGAGCAAGGTGACGATGATTTTGAAAGAAATCCTGTTGGAACAGGGCCATTCAAATTTGTAGAGTGGAAACCAAATGATTCTATTACGATTGAACGTTTTGATGATTATTGGCAAGAGGGTCTACCAAAATTAGATAAAGTGATTTTCCGTTCTATTCCTGATAATGCTGCAAGATTGAACGCGTTAACTGCGGGAGAAATTGACTTAGCAGATGGAATTAACCCTTCTGACGGTGCGTCAATTGAGGGGAACCCAGATTTACAATTATTTGAGCGTCCATCTATGAACGTTGGTTATTTAGGGTTGACGGTTACACGTGAACCGTTTGATAACAAACTTGTACGTCAAGCAATGAACCATGCAATTGATAAACAATCAATCATTGATGCATTTTTTGAAGGACGCGCTGATATTGCAGTCAACCCAATGCCGCCTTCCGTTTCAGGATACAATGATGAGATTGAAGGATATGATTACAATCCTGAAAAAGCAAAAGAACTTTTAGAGGAAGCTGGTTACGGTGACGGTTTTGAAATGGAACTTTGGGCAATGCCAGTTCCACGTCCGTACATGCCAGACGGCGAAAAAGTTGCAGAAGTGATTCAGAAAAACCTTGCTGACATTGGTATCACTGCAAAAATTGTTTCTCATGAATGGGCAACATATTTAGAACTTGCAAGTAAAGGTGATGCTGATGCATTTATGCTTGGATGGACGGGAGACAATGGTGACCCGGATAACTTCTTATACGTTCTTCTAGATGAAGATAATATTGGAAGTAATAACTATACGTATTTCAAAAACGATGAAACACATGAGTTATTTATCGAGGCACAAACAGAGGTCGATGAAGAGAAGCGTATTGAGCTTTATAAAAAAGCACAAGAAATTCTTCATGAAGAAGCACCATGGGTACCACTTGCGCACTCAATCCCACTTTTAGCGGGTTCTAAAGACATAACTGGTTTCTTACCTCATCCAACTGGGTCAGATTTACTTTCAAATGTTGACTTAGAAAGGTAA
- a CDS encoding FUSC family protein: MRLGARILKTGVAIVLALFIAELLKLPTTVFAGIAAIFAIQPSIYRSYLRIVEQIQGNIIGAIIAVTFVLIFGHQLIIIGLAAVVIILLMNKLGLEKSISMALVMMIAIMEIRGDEFLSFALLRFFTIVVGVLSAFLVNLLFMPPKYETKLFQSIHESQDEIIRWTRLAGRQASDHIATKKSIKKIRDRLTEIDQTYLFFKEERSYFKKITRAKTRKLVIYRQMIATSRSSYEMLKKLHQYENELINLPEHFRIMVQERLDILLTFHEQLHLKFVGKLKAENLESNLENYIQRHEVMEIFAKEISVTKEIEDFSTYHLLHILSAILNYEEQLEHLDKLITYIQKHHESEVSKEIQEDIY, encoded by the coding sequence ATGAGACTTGGGGCTCGGATTTTAAAAACAGGTGTTGCAATTGTACTCGCTTTATTCATAGCCGAGTTGCTCAAATTACCAACTACCGTATTTGCTGGTATCGCGGCTATTTTCGCAATTCAACCATCCATTTATCGCTCCTACTTAAGGATAGTCGAACAAATACAAGGAAATATTATTGGCGCGATTATTGCGGTTACTTTCGTTCTAATTTTTGGCCATCAGTTAATCATCATTGGTTTAGCAGCTGTTGTCATTATTTTACTCATGAATAAACTTGGTCTAGAAAAGTCAATTTCAATGGCGCTCGTTATGATGATTGCCATAATGGAAATTAGGGGCGATGAATTTCTTTCATTTGCACTGCTTCGTTTCTTTACAATTGTAGTCGGTGTCCTTTCAGCTTTTCTTGTAAACTTGTTATTTATGCCACCAAAATATGAAACAAAGCTTTTCCAATCCATTCATGAATCACAGGATGAAATAATCCGATGGACACGACTAGCAGGTCGTCAAGCTTCTGACCATATTGCGACTAAAAAATCAATAAAGAAAATTAGAGATCGATTGACTGAAATCGATCAAACGTATTTGTTTTTTAAAGAGGAAAGAAGCTATTTCAAAAAAATAACGCGAGCAAAAACAAGGAAACTTGTGATTTACAGGCAAATGATTGCTACATCAAGAAGTAGTTATGAAATGCTAAAAAAACTACATCAGTATGAAAACGAACTGATTAATTTACCGGAACATTTCCGAATCATGGTGCAAGAAAGACTGGATATATTACTTACTTTTCACGAACAATTGCATTTAAAGTTTGTTGGCAAATTAAAAGCCGAAAACCTTGAATCCAACTTGGAAAACTATATTCAGCGTCATGAAGTGATGGAGATTTTCGCGAAGGAAATCAGTGTGACAAAAGAAATTGAAGACTTCTCTACTTATCATTTACTTCATATTTTATCAGCAATTTTAAATTACGAAGAACAACTAGAGCACCTGGATAAACTCATTACTTATATCCAAAAGCACCATGAAAGTGAAGTAAGTAAAGAAATACAAGAAGATATTTATTAA
- a CDS encoding glutamate-1-semialdehyde 2,1-aminomutase → MNRTKSEIIYKEATEHIVGGVNSPSRGYHAVGGGAPTVMDRAKGAYFWDVDGNKYIDYLAAYGPIVTGHAHPHITKAVTHAAETGLLYGTPTRHEVKFAKMLKEAMPKMDKVRFVNSGTEAVMTTIRVARAYTNRTKIMKFAGCYHGHSDLVLVAAGSGPATLGTPDSAGVPNSIAKEVITIPFNNPEAYKEAMEKWGHEVACVLVEPIVGNFGIVEPNEGFLELVHELAADKGALIVYDEVITAFRFHYGGAQDMLGLTPDLTALGKVIGGGLPIGAYGGKQEIMEQVAPLGPAYQAGTMAGNPASMLAGIACLEVLQTEGVYEEMDRLGTMLEEGILQSAKKHGVTLTTNRLGGALTLFFTDEKVENYEQAEATDGEVFGKFFKLLLKNGINIAPSKYEAWFLTTEHTEDDIKETISAVDKSFEELSATLNS, encoded by the coding sequence ATGAATAGAACAAAATCAGAAATCATTTATAAAGAAGCTACGGAGCATATCGTAGGTGGAGTAAACAGTCCATCCCGCGGCTACCATGCAGTAGGTGGCGGTGCACCGACGGTTATGGATAGAGCGAAAGGTGCCTACTTTTGGGATGTAGATGGCAATAAATATATCGATTATCTAGCAGCCTATGGTCCAATCGTTACGGGTCATGCGCATCCGCATATTACAAAAGCGGTGACGCATGCAGCTGAAACGGGACTTCTTTATGGAACACCGACACGACATGAAGTGAAATTCGCCAAAATGCTAAAAGAAGCGATGCCGAAAATGGATAAAGTTCGCTTCGTAAACTCAGGTACAGAAGCTGTAATGACGACAATTCGTGTTGCAAGAGCCTACACAAACAGAACAAAAATCATGAAGTTTGCTGGCTGTTATCACGGACATTCAGATTTAGTACTTGTGGCAGCTGGTTCAGGTCCTGCAACACTTGGCACACCTGATTCCGCGGGTGTTCCTAATTCAATTGCAAAAGAAGTAATTACGATTCCTTTTAACAATCCAGAAGCCTATAAAGAGGCGATGGAAAAGTGGGGTCACGAAGTAGCTTGTGTGCTAGTGGAACCTATTGTTGGAAACTTTGGGATTGTTGAACCAAACGAAGGATTTTTAGAACTAGTTCATGAACTAGCTGCAGATAAAGGAGCGCTCATCGTTTATGATGAAGTCATTACAGCTTTCCGCTTCCACTACGGCGGTGCACAAGACATGCTCGGATTAACACCTGACCTAACTGCACTCGGAAAAGTGATTGGCGGAGGTTTACCAATCGGTGCTTATGGTGGTAAACAAGAAATCATGGAACAAGTTGCACCGCTCGGCCCTGCCTACCAAGCAGGAACAATGGCTGGAAATCCCGCATCGATGCTTGCTGGAATCGCATGTCTTGAAGTGCTTCAGACAGAAGGTGTTTATGAAGAAATGGATCGACTTGGTACGATGCTTGAAGAAGGAATTCTACAATCCGCTAAAAAGCACGGTGTTACCCTGACGACAAATCGTCTAGGCGGTGCACTAACACTTTTCTTCACAGACGAAAAGGTTGAAAACTACGAACAAGCAGAAGCAACAGACGGCGAAGTTTTCGGAAAGTTTTTCAAGTTATTATTGAAAAACGGTATTAATATCGCCCCATCTAAATACGAAGCTTGGTTCTTAACAACTGAACATACTGAAGACGATATTAAAGAAACGATTTCTGCGGTCGATAAATCATTTGAAGAACTTTCAGCAACATTGAATTCGTAA
- the bcp gene encoding thioredoxin-dependent thiol peroxidase, with translation MTVLEGKKAPFFSLRNENGELVSLEDFANEKYVVLYFYPKDSTPGCTTQACDFRDNYEDFSKLNAVILGVSPDNEASHQKFIGKHGLPFSLLIDDEHEVAEQYGVWKLKKMFGREFMGIERSTFLINPQGDVVKEWRKVRVKGHIDEALETLTEIVNG, from the coding sequence ATGACAGTACTTGAAGGAAAAAAAGCACCATTTTTTTCACTACGTAATGAAAATGGAGAGCTTGTTTCGTTAGAAGACTTTGCAAATGAAAAATATGTGGTTTTATATTTTTATCCGAAAGATTCAACACCAGGTTGTACAACACAGGCTTGTGATTTCCGGGACAACTATGAAGATTTTAGTAAGTTGAATGCAGTGATTTTAGGTGTTAGCCCAGATAACGAAGCATCGCATCAAAAGTTTATTGGCAAGCATGGGCTTCCTTTTTCACTATTAATTGATGATGAACACGAAGTCGCGGAGCAATATGGCGTATGGAAATTAAAGAAAATGTTCGGACGTGAATTTATGGGGATTGAACGTTCTACATTTTTAATTAATCCTCAGGGGGACGTTGTGAAGGAATGGCGTAAAGTGAGAGTAAAAGGACATATCGATGAAGCATTAGAAACATTAACAGAGATTGTGAATGGGTAA
- the nikC gene encoding nickel transporter permease: MSELAPKVDGIAEVEISQNVGPWREAWRGFRKSKVAVVGALIVLFFILLAIFGPFLAKEGINDQVMADRLQPPSAEYWLGTDDFGRDILSRIIHGARISLWVGFSSVIGSVIVGSILGIIAGYYGRWVDVLISRVFDIMLAFPSILLAIAIVAVLGPSLQNALIAIAIINVPNFGRLIRSKVLSIKEDEYITAAKGIGMRDVRILFAHILPNSMAPVIVQGTLAIATAILEAAALGFLGLGAQAPMPEWGKMLADSKNYMQTAPWTMIFPGLAIMLTVLGFNLMGDGLRDAMDPRMKN; this comes from the coding sequence ATGTCTGAATTAGCTCCAAAAGTAGATGGAATTGCTGAAGTGGAAATCAGTCAAAATGTTGGTCCTTGGCGTGAAGCATGGAGAGGATTTAGAAAAAGTAAGGTAGCGGTAGTTGGCGCATTAATTGTCTTGTTTTTTATTTTACTCGCTATATTCGGACCGTTTCTTGCTAAAGAAGGCATTAACGACCAAGTGATGGCTGATCGCCTACAACCCCCTTCGGCTGAATATTGGTTAGGAACCGATGATTTTGGAAGGGATATATTATCAAGAATCATCCATGGAGCAAGGATTTCACTGTGGGTTGGGTTTTCATCCGTTATTGGCTCTGTCATCGTCGGAAGTATTCTGGGAATTATTGCGGGATACTATGGGCGTTGGGTGGATGTCCTAATTTCAAGAGTCTTTGATATAATGCTCGCATTTCCATCGATTTTATTAGCCATTGCAATTGTTGCCGTACTAGGCCCATCCTTACAAAATGCGCTCATTGCAATCGCAATTATTAACGTGCCAAACTTTGGCCGCCTGATTCGGTCGAAGGTGTTAAGTATTAAAGAAGATGAATACATTACCGCGGCCAAAGGAATTGGCATGCGGGATGTTAGAATTTTATTTGCGCATATCCTTCCGAACTCAATGGCGCCGGTCATTGTACAAGGAACGCTTGCGATCGCAACAGCGATTCTTGAAGCGGCGGCGCTCGGATTTTTAGGGTTAGGTGCACAAGCGCCAATGCCGGAGTGGGGAAAAATGCTAGCGGACTCTAAAAACTATATGCAAACCGCACCTTGGACAATGATTTTCCCGGGGCTTGCGATTATGCTGACAGTACTTGGATTTAACTTAATGGGGGATGGATTGCGCGATGCAATGGACCCGCGAATGAAAAATTAA
- a CDS encoding ABC transporter permease, whose translation MLSYIGKRLLQLIPVLLGMTFIVFMIIRAIPGNPAQVILGQQATEEAVAALTAKLGLDKPWYTQYFDYLKGIMTGNLGESMRTRAPVAEEIWPYLAATFELALFAMIIAVVIGINAGIISAWFQNSWFDYTAMILALVGVSMPIFWLGLMGQWAFALELGWLPTTGREPVRDPVAAITHLYVIDTIIAGRFDQLGQVLRHLVLPGLALATIPMAIIARMTRSSMLEVMRSDYVRTARAKGQKMFFVVYKHALKNAIIPVLTIIGLQLGMLLGGAILTETIFAWPGIGRYIYEAIGYRDYPVIQSGILIVAFFFVMINLIVDLLYSFIDPRIKYD comes from the coding sequence ATGCTTAGCTATATTGGGAAAAGATTACTACAGCTTATTCCAGTCCTGCTTGGGATGACGTTTATTGTCTTTATGATCATCCGGGCAATCCCAGGTAATCCCGCACAAGTAATCCTTGGTCAACAAGCGACAGAAGAAGCGGTTGCGGCATTGACAGCTAAACTTGGGTTGGATAAACCATGGTATACGCAGTACTTTGATTATTTAAAAGGGATTATGACAGGTAATTTGGGCGAATCGATGAGAACACGTGCCCCTGTCGCAGAAGAAATATGGCCTTATTTGGCAGCGACATTTGAACTTGCCTTATTTGCGATGATTATTGCGGTCGTTATTGGGATAAATGCAGGTATTATTTCAGCCTGGTTTCAAAACTCTTGGTTTGATTATACGGCGATGATTCTTGCACTTGTCGGTGTATCGATGCCAATCTTTTGGTTAGGATTGATGGGACAATGGGCGTTTGCCTTAGAGTTAGGGTGGTTGCCAACGACAGGTAGAGAACCAGTCCGAGATCCCGTGGCCGCAATTACGCATTTATATGTCATTGACACAATTATTGCTGGTCGTTTTGATCAATTAGGACAAGTGCTGCGTCATTTAGTACTGCCTGGACTCGCGCTTGCAACAATACCAATGGCGATTATTGCGCGAATGACACGGTCCAGTATGCTTGAAGTGATGCGTTCAGATTATGTCAGGACTGCTAGAGCGAAAGGTCAGAAAATGTTTTTCGTTGTGTACAAACATGCACTTAAAAACGCGATTATTCCTGTGTTAACAATTATTGGATTGCAATTGGGCATGTTACTGGGTGGCGCGATTTTAACTGAAACCATTTTCGCATGGCCTGGCATTGGGCGATATATATACGAGGCAATAGGTTATAGAGATTATCCCGTCATTCAATCAGGTATTTTAATCGTCGCATTCTTTTTCGTCATGATTAACTTAATTGTAGATCTGTTATATAGCTTTATTGATCCGAGGATAAAATATGATTAA
- a CDS encoding YgzB family protein encodes MKPYKNKINRIRSFALSLIFIGVVIMYAGIFFRKHEIIMLIFMALGVLCIIASTITYAWIGAISTRAAQVVCPGCGGLTKIVGRVDMCGHCREPLTMDPSLEGKEFDESYNRPSNAKKDKNSTSH; translated from the coding sequence ATGAAACCGTATAAAAATAAGATAAACCGCATTCGCTCTTTTGCTCTTTCATTAATATTTATCGGTGTTGTTATTATGTACGCAGGGATTTTCTTCAGAAAACATGAAATTATTATGTTGATTTTCATGGCGCTGGGTGTGTTATGTATTATTGCAAGTACAATCACCTACGCATGGATTGGAGCCATTTCCACCCGAGCGGCACAAGTTGTATGTCCGGGCTGTGGTGGCCTTACAAAAATAGTTGGACGGGTCGATATGTGCGGACATTGTCGCGAGCCCCTAACAATGGACCCATCACTTGAAGGTAAAGAGTTTGATGAGTCATACAATAGACCAAGTAACGCAAAGAAAGATAAAAACTCAACTAGTCATTAA
- a CDS encoding D-2-hydroxyacid dehydrogenase — MDVLFTFKIAERQKAELIQQFPTCTFHFKRTASGEEVNFADVIVTYGGNINHELLARAERLKWIMVASAGIEKMPLEALEERKILVTNVRGIHKTPMAESVLGHILALKRSIPEIYAIQETKEWKGDFHSTELRDSTALILGPGSIGGEIGRLLQAFGVRTVGCNRSGRKADYMDETITFGQLKAELPQADFVISVLPSTPETTGLLTAEHFMAMKDSAIYLNFGRGDVLNEAELIEALKEKRIHHAVLDVFQTEPLPEDSEFWTLPNCTVSPHVSSKSWKYIERALIIFQENLEKFLKKEGNFCNVVNLKQGY; from the coding sequence ATGGATGTATTATTTACATTTAAGATAGCAGAGCGTCAAAAAGCGGAATTAATCCAACAATTTCCAACATGTACGTTTCATTTTAAACGGACAGCATCTGGCGAAGAAGTAAACTTTGCGGATGTCATTGTCACATATGGCGGAAATATTAATCATGAACTATTAGCGCGTGCAGAACGGTTAAAGTGGATCATGGTTGCTTCAGCAGGGATAGAGAAGATGCCGCTTGAAGCATTAGAAGAACGAAAAATATTGGTGACAAATGTGCGCGGAATACATAAAACACCAATGGCAGAATCTGTGTTAGGGCATATATTAGCTTTGAAACGTTCTATTCCGGAAATTTACGCCATCCAAGAAACGAAAGAGTGGAAAGGTGATTTTCATTCCACAGAGTTACGTGACTCAACAGCACTTATTTTAGGGCCCGGTTCAATTGGTGGGGAAATTGGCAGATTACTACAAGCGTTTGGCGTTCGTACGGTAGGATGTAATCGTTCTGGAAGAAAAGCAGATTATATGGATGAAACGATTACGTTTGGACAACTAAAGGCCGAATTGCCGCAAGCGGATTTTGTTATTTCTGTATTGCCAAGTACACCGGAAACAACAGGGTTATTAACCGCTGAGCATTTTATGGCCATGAAAGATTCGGCGATATATTTAAACTTCGGTCGTGGTGACGTGCTGAATGAAGCGGAATTAATTGAAGCCTTAAAAGAGAAAAGGATTCATCATGCGGTACTTGATGTTTTTCAAACGGAGCCTTTACCAGAAGACAGTGAATTTTGGACATTGCCAAATTGTACTGTGTCCCCACATGTATCGAGTAAGTCGTGGAAGTATATTGAACGTGCATTAATTATTTTTCAAGAAAATCTTGAGAAGTTTTTAAAAAAAGAGGGAAACTTTTGTAATGTGGTCAATCTAAAACAAGGGTATTGA
- the perR gene encoding peroxide-responsive transcriptional repressor PerR: MSEVTLKDALDTLKQSGVRITPQRHAILEYLVTSKSHPTADEIYKSLASNFPNMSVATVYNNLRVFLSVGLIKELTYGDASSRFDFITHDHYHIICDDCGKIVDFHYPGLEEVEQLAAHITGFKVNSHRLEVYGTCPTCLAK; encoded by the coding sequence ATGTCTGAAGTTACATTAAAAGACGCGCTGGACACGTTGAAACAAAGTGGAGTAAGAATCACTCCTCAAAGACATGCCATTTTAGAATATCTTGTTACTTCTAAATCACATCCAACTGCCGATGAAATATATAAATCACTTGCCAGTAACTTTCCTAATATGAGTGTAGCGACCGTCTATAATAATCTTCGTGTTTTTCTAAGCGTAGGACTCATTAAAGAACTCACGTACGGCGACGCTTCGAGTCGTTTCGATTTCATCACACATGACCATTATCATATTATTTGTGATGATTGTGGAAAGATTGTAGATTTCCACTATCCAGGCTTAGAAGAGGTTGAACAACTTGCCGCTCATATTACAGGATTTAAAGTGAATTCACATCGGTTAGAAGTGTATGGTACATGTCCGACGTGCTTAGCAAAATAA